A section of the Oncorhynchus nerka isolate Pitt River linkage group LG3, Oner_Uvic_2.0, whole genome shotgun sequence genome encodes:
- the cyth2 gene encoding cytohesin-2 isoform X1, with product MTVDSEIFMPKSKAPKMDDLDYIPVDLSPEERSELEDIRRRKGALLQEIQRLRDELREAIIEVEGLETSTEGSKTLQKNRHVAMGRKKFNMDPKKGIVFLVENELLRHTQEDVAQFLYKGEGLNKTAIGDYLGEREDFNLKVLQAFVDLHEFTDLNLVQALRQFLWSFRLPGEAQKIDRMMEAFAQRYCHCNPGVFQSTDTCYVLSFAIIMLNTSLHNPNVRDKPGLDRFISMNRGINEGGDLPEDLLRNLYDSIKNEPFKIPEDDGNDLTHTFFNPDREGWLLKLGGRVKTWKRRWFILTDNCLYYFEYTTDKEPRGIIPLENLSIREVEDPRKPNCFELYIPNNRGQLIKACKTEADGRVVEGNHNVYRISAPTPEEKDEWIHHINSAVSVDPFYEMLAARKKRISLKKNEEQP from the exons ATGACAGTCGACTCTGAAATATTTATGCCTAAAAGCAAAGCGCCAAAAATGGATGACCTGGACTACA tCCCGGTAGACCTGAGTCCAGAGGAGCGCTCTGAGCTGGAGGACATCCGTCGGAGGAAGGGAGCTCTGCTGCAGGAGATCCAGAGGCTCAGAGACGAGCTCAGAGAGGCCATCATAGAGGTGGAGGGACTGGAGACCAGCACAGAGGGCAG TAAAACTCTACAGAAGAACAGGCATGTGGCCATGGGAAGGAAGAAGTTTAACATGGACCCCAAAAAG ggtATTGTGTTCCTGGTGGAGAATGAGTTGCTCAGACACACTCAAGAGGATGTTGCCCAGTTCCTGTACAAAGGAGAGGGACTCAACAAGACTGCGATAGGAGACTACCTGGGAGAGAG gGAGGACTTTAATCTCAAGGTTCTGCAGGCGTTTGTTGACCTTCACGAGTTCACTGATCTCAACCTGGTCCAGGCTCTCAG GCAGTTCCTGTGGAGTTTCCGTCTGCCTGGCGAGGCTCAGAAGATTGACAGGATGATGGAGGCCTTTGCCCAGAGATACTGTCACTGCAACCCTGGGGTCTTCCAGAGCACTG ATACGTGCTATGTGCTGTCGTTTGCTATCATCATGCTGAACACCAGCCTCCACAACCCCAACGTGAGAGACAAGCCTGGATTGGACCGCTTCATCTCCATGAACAGAGGCATCAACGAGGGTGGAGACCTGCCAGAGGACCTGCTCAGA AATCTTTATGACAGCATCAAGAACGAGCCCTTCAAGATCCCTGAGGATGATGGGAACGACCTGACACACACCTTCTTCAACCCTGACAGAGAGGGCTGGCTCCTCAAACTAG GAGGACGGGTGAAGACCTGGAAAAGAAGATGGTTCATTCTCACAGACAACTGCCTTTACTACTTTGAGTATACTACA GATAAGGAGCCCAGAGGTATCATTCCCCTAGAGAACCTGAGTATCCGGGAGGTTGAAGACCCCAGGAAACCT AACTGCTTTGAGCTGTACATCCCCAACAACCGTGGTCAGCTGATCAAGGCCTGTAAGACGGAGGCAGACGGCAGAGTGGTGGAGGGGAACCACAACGTGTACCGCATCTCTGCCCCCACACCTGAGGAGAAAGACGAATGGATCCACCACATCAA ctctgcGGTCAGCGTGGACCCCTTCTATGAGATGCTGGCTGCCAGGAAGAAACGCATATCGTTAAAGAAGAATGAGGAACAACCGTAG
- the cyth2 gene encoding cytohesin-2 isoform X2 gives MEELGTVPVDLSPEERSELEDIRRRKGALLQEIQRLRDELREAIIEVEGLETSTEGSKTLQKNRHVAMGRKKFNMDPKKGIVFLVENELLRHTQEDVAQFLYKGEGLNKTAIGDYLGEREDFNLKVLQAFVDLHEFTDLNLVQALRQFLWSFRLPGEAQKIDRMMEAFAQRYCHCNPGVFQSTDTCYVLSFAIIMLNTSLHNPNVRDKPGLDRFISMNRGINEGGDLPEDLLRNLYDSIKNEPFKIPEDDGNDLTHTFFNPDREGWLLKLGGGRVKTWKRRWFILTDNCLYYFEYTTDKEPRGIIPLENLSIREVEDPRKPNCFELYIPNNRGQLIKACKTEADGRVVEGNHNVYRISAPTPEEKDEWIHHINSAVSVDPFYEMLAARKKRISLKKNEEQP, from the exons ATGGAGGAATTAGGTACAG tCCCGGTAGACCTGAGTCCAGAGGAGCGCTCTGAGCTGGAGGACATCCGTCGGAGGAAGGGAGCTCTGCTGCAGGAGATCCAGAGGCTCAGAGACGAGCTCAGAGAGGCCATCATAGAGGTGGAGGGACTGGAGACCAGCACAGAGGGCAG TAAAACTCTACAGAAGAACAGGCATGTGGCCATGGGAAGGAAGAAGTTTAACATGGACCCCAAAAAG ggtATTGTGTTCCTGGTGGAGAATGAGTTGCTCAGACACACTCAAGAGGATGTTGCCCAGTTCCTGTACAAAGGAGAGGGACTCAACAAGACTGCGATAGGAGACTACCTGGGAGAGAG gGAGGACTTTAATCTCAAGGTTCTGCAGGCGTTTGTTGACCTTCACGAGTTCACTGATCTCAACCTGGTCCAGGCTCTCAG GCAGTTCCTGTGGAGTTTCCGTCTGCCTGGCGAGGCTCAGAAGATTGACAGGATGATGGAGGCCTTTGCCCAGAGATACTGTCACTGCAACCCTGGGGTCTTCCAGAGCACTG ATACGTGCTATGTGCTGTCGTTTGCTATCATCATGCTGAACACCAGCCTCCACAACCCCAACGTGAGAGACAAGCCTGGATTGGACCGCTTCATCTCCATGAACAGAGGCATCAACGAGGGTGGAGACCTGCCAGAGGACCTGCTCAGA AATCTTTATGACAGCATCAAGAACGAGCCCTTCAAGATCCCTGAGGATGATGGGAACGACCTGACACACACCTTCTTCAACCCTGACAGAGAGGGCTGGCTCCTCAAACTAGG AGGAGGACGGGTGAAGACCTGGAAAAGAAGATGGTTCATTCTCACAGACAACTGCCTTTACTACTTTGAGTATACTACA GATAAGGAGCCCAGAGGTATCATTCCCCTAGAGAACCTGAGTATCCGGGAGGTTGAAGACCCCAGGAAACCT AACTGCTTTGAGCTGTACATCCCCAACAACCGTGGTCAGCTGATCAAGGCCTGTAAGACGGAGGCAGACGGCAGAGTGGTGGAGGGGAACCACAACGTGTACCGCATCTCTGCCCCCACACCTGAGGAGAAAGACGAATGGATCCACCACATCAA ctctgcGGTCAGCGTGGACCCCTTCTATGAGATGCTGGCTGCCAGGAAGAAACGCATATCGTTAAAGAAGAATGAGGAACAACCGTAG